A stretch of the Candidatus Denitrolinea symbiosum genome encodes the following:
- a CDS encoding acetyl/propionyl-CoA carboxylase, alpha subunit: protein MKYITTLDGKEYLIEITDEHHVSVNGRLLEVDFVSVNGQPVYSMIIDGKSYESYVYETEEGWQVLTRGRQYNLTVEDEREKRLRAAAGGRVAESGEYHLKAPMPGLIVAIPVNEGDPVKKGQTLVILESMKMQNELKSPKDGTVGRIRVKQGETVEQRQALLSVQ, encoded by the coding sequence ATGAAATACATTACCACGCTGGACGGAAAAGAATACCTGATCGAGATCACGGACGAGCATCACGTCTCGGTGAACGGACGCCTGCTGGAAGTGGACTTCGTTTCCGTCAACGGGCAGCCGGTCTACTCGATGATCATTGACGGGAAGTCGTACGAATCCTACGTCTACGAGACGGAGGAAGGCTGGCAGGTGTTGACGCGCGGACGGCAGTACAATCTCACCGTCGAGGACGAACGCGAGAAGCGCCTGCGCGCCGCGGCGGGAGGCCGAGTCGCCGAATCAGGCGAATACCATCTCAAAGCGCCGATGCCCGGGCTGATCGTCGCGATCCCCGTCAACGAGGGCGACCCGGTAAAAAAGGGACAGACGCTGGTCATCCTCGAGTCCATGAAGATGCAGAACGAATTGAAATCGCCCAAAGACGGGACGGTGGGGAGAATCCGCGTGAAGCAGGGCGAGACGGTGGAACAGAGACAGGCTCTGCTCAGCGTTCAGTGA
- a CDS encoding glutamate racemase: MSSTNPIGVFDSGVGGLSVLRAMRALMPNEDVIFFGDQGHVPYGPRPLEEVRAFSVAITRWLLDEGAKLIVVACNTASAAALKYLRETFPDVKFVGMEPAVKPAAETTRTGRVGVLATPATFQGALYASVVERFANGVTLLQDTCPGLVQEIEKGNLDGEATRRILDAALGPMLERNIDTVVLGCTHYPFVIPLIERICGDSVRVIDPAPAAARQAERLLEAGGTRNPSARRGRVQFYTSGDAAAVESLLPKLLGESGTVERLVWTGESPGVLRRPNF; the protein is encoded by the coding sequence ATGTCATCCACCAATCCCATCGGCGTATTCGACTCGGGCGTGGGCGGACTGTCCGTGCTGCGCGCGATGCGGGCGTTGATGCCCAACGAGGACGTGATCTTCTTCGGCGACCAGGGACACGTGCCGTACGGGCCGCGTCCGCTGGAGGAGGTGCGCGCCTTCTCGGTCGCCATCACGCGCTGGTTGTTGGACGAGGGCGCGAAGTTGATCGTGGTGGCGTGCAACACCGCGTCCGCGGCGGCGCTGAAGTATCTGCGAGAGACCTTTCCTGACGTGAAATTCGTGGGGATGGAGCCAGCCGTCAAACCCGCGGCGGAGACGACGCGCACGGGCAGGGTGGGCGTCCTCGCCACGCCCGCGACATTTCAGGGCGCGCTGTACGCCTCGGTGGTGGAGAGATTCGCGAACGGCGTCACGCTGCTGCAGGATACCTGTCCCGGCTTGGTGCAGGAGATCGAGAAGGGAAATTTGGACGGCGAGGCAACGCGCCGCATTTTGGATGCGGCGCTGGGGCCGATGCTGGAGAGGAACATTGACACGGTGGTGCTGGGATGTACGCACTACCCGTTCGTGATCCCGCTCATCGAGCGGATTTGCGGAGATTCGGTTCGGGTGATCGACCCGGCCCCGGCGGCAGCGCGGCAGGCCGAACGTCTGCTGGAGGCGGGCGGGACGCGGAACCCGTCCGCGCGGCGCGGCCGCGTCCAGTTCTACACGTCGGGCGACGCGGCGGCGGTCGAGTCGCTGTTGCCGAAGTTGTTGGGGGAGTCGGGGACGGTCGAGCGGTTGGTTTGGACGGGGGAGTCGCCGGGCGTTTTGCGAAGGCCGAACTTTTAA